The following coding sequences are from one Coffea arabica cultivar ET-39 chromosome 11e, Coffea Arabica ET-39 HiFi, whole genome shotgun sequence window:
- the LOC140021253 gene encoding protein FAR1-RELATED SEQUENCE 12-like, whose product MDCNKLVEDRTPELEMEFNSEEDAYKFYNNYAFKTDFNVCKDYLNKDKNGVTTSRRYSYCKEGVKRKYEGDVMPKRTRAPTKTGCGTKMVIVLLREIMKYRVHDLILEHNHELHIA is encoded by the coding sequence ATGGATTGTAACAAATTGGTAGAAGATAGGACCCCTGAATTAGAAATGGAGTTCAATAGTGAAGAGGATGCGTACAAGTTTTACAACAACTATGCCTTTAAAACGGATTTTAATGTATGCAAAGACTATCTAAATAAAGACAAAAACGGTGTGACGACGTCTAGGAGATATAGTTACTGCAAGGAAGGTGTAAAACGCAAGTACGAAGGTGATGTGATGCCAAAAAGGACACGAGCGCCGACGAAAACAGGGTGTGGAACTAAAATGGTTATTGTGTTGCTTAGAGAGATAATGAAGTACCGTGTACATGACCTTATCTTAGAACATAACCATGAGTTGCACATTGCTTAA
- the LOC140021254 gene encoding protein FAR1-RELATED SEQUENCE 5-like: MMPLQRKVSEAQGFQVETSEDAGISLKQSHEFMGKEAGGMENVGYTREDLKRYLRTRRERSLKYGEAGMLIDYNFFGDVVTFDTTYKINKEYHPLGVFVGFNQHRQIVIFGAALMYDETIDSFKWVFGTFLKVMCGKRPNTILTDQDHAMAAALSVVMPETFHGLYTFHIRRNFMKHLGNHYKKNSDLPYMFGACMYEFEEVEQFNRVWEAMVKKYNLENNKWLFELYRIRDKWFFRHFNRVIDDKRHNELIAEYEMRQKLPMVGLRQTPVLVHAAETYSPTVFVAFQNEYGESTAMVILRQQDAGMFVEFAVMRYDGGSERIVVSESEPTSVSFEEYMFMGCCSSTDSTHSMSQTVNGPPNAVAPDIDESETGGNNTQGLQLRVDVASPENEIDE, from the exons ATGATGCCATTACAAAGAAAAGTGAGTGAGGCTCAAGGATTCCAAGTTGAAACAAGCGAGGATGCTGGGATTTCATTGAAACAGAGCCATGAGTTTATGGGAAAGGAGGCAGGTGGGATGGAAAATGTGGGATATACTCGGGAAGACCTGAAACGATATCTTCGTACTCGACGGGAAAGGAGTTTGAAATATGGAGAAGCAG gaatgttaattgattacAACTTTTTTGGAGACGTAGTCACATTCGACACAAcctacaaaataaataaagaatacCACCCACTTGGAGTGTTTGTGGGTTTTAACCAACATAGGCAAATTGTGATATTCGGTGCTGCCCTTATGTATGATGAGACTATAGATTCTTTCAAATGGGTATTTGGTACATTTCTAAAAGTAATGTGCGGAAAGCGTCCAAATACCATATTAACCGATCAAGATCACGCCATGGCAGCCGCTCTTTCAGTTGTCATGCCAGAAACATTTCACGGTCTATATACGTTTCACATAAGGCGTAATTTTATGAAACATCTTGGCAATCATTACAAGAAAAATAGTGATCTTCCATACATGTTTGGTGCCTGCATGTATGAGTTTGAAGAAGTGGAACAGTTCAATAGGGTGTGGGAGGCGATGGTGAAAAAATACAATCTTGAAAATAATAAATGGCTTTTCGAGTTGTATCGAATTCGTGATAAGTGG TTCTTTAGACATTTCAATCGAGTGATTGATGATAAGAGACATAATGAACTCATCGCAGAATATGAAATGAGGCAAAAGCTCCCTATGGTTGGGTTGAGGCAAACACCTGTGCTTGTACATGCAGCAGAGACGTATTCACCCACCGTATTTGTTGCATTCCAAAATGAATATGGCGAGTCAACAGCTATGGTTATATTGAGACAACAAGATGCAGGGATGTTTGTAGAGTTTGCGGTCATGAGATATGATGGAGGATCTGAAAGAATAGTG GTCTCAGAATCGGAGCCGACATCTGTTTCATTTGAGGAATACATGTTTATGGGATGCTGTTCATCTACTGATTCT ACCCATTCAATGAGTCAGACAGTGAATGGCCCTCCAAACGCTGTTGCTCCTGATATCGATGAAAGTGAAACG GGAGGAAATAACACTCAGGGATTGCAACTACGCGTTGATGTGGCCTCTCCCGAGAATGAGATTGATGAATGA
- the LOC140021255 gene encoding protein FAR1-RELATED SEQUENCE 12-like has protein sequence MDCNKLVEDRTPELEMEFNSEEDAYKFYNNYAFKTDFNVCKDYLNKDKDGVTTSRRYSYCKEGVKRKYEGDVMPKKTRAPTKTGCGTKMIIVLLREIMKYRVHDLILEHNHELHIA, from the coding sequence ATGGATTGTAACAAATTGGTAGAAGATAGGACCCCTGAATTAGAAATGGAGTTCAATAGTGAAGAGGATGCGTACAAGTTTTACAACAACTATGCCTTTAAAACGGATTTTAATGTATGCAAAGACTATCTAAATAAAGACAAAGACGGTGTGACGACGTCTAGGAGATATAGTTACTGCAAGGAAGGTGTAAAACGCAAGTACGAAGGTGATGTGATGCCAAAAAAGACACGAGCGCCGACGAAAACAGGGTGTGGAACTAAAATGATTATTGTGTTGCTTAGAGAGATAATGAAGTACCGTGTACATGACCTTATCTTAGAACATAACCATGAGTTGCACATTGCTTAA